A section of the Rhizobium sp. Pop5 genome encodes:
- a CDS encoding cellulose synthase has product MKSSLVAISAAVVVGTLVTGLRDRAALQERFGLASGAKPAPELMMVGRIKPTEVPAADPDFNVQTVADRIEAITSSPPSEPVTVEPKTAAPQPEAQQPAAPQTAAQPTPVTPPIVSEPPAQQQAAAQPQPAVDESALRYFASRGDKVRLQAEISRLQALYPNWVPPADPLAVPQNGDKQLEAMWKLYSDSRYAELRKAIADRQATDAGWQPPADLLDRLDVAEARARLVNASDLKQYATVVDIGAATPSLLTCSEVDVLWRVAEAFIHTKRAQRGQDAYTYILKNCTNPAERQATVEKASTLLGYQPMQALLALEKPAADGSKEFDAIRDNLARRFMAEGNEDPNLAVAPDYVARIEKLVGTEGLASDALLLGWYQLRRNNDADAEKWFRAARAKEDSAIASQGLALALIARKAPVEAEDVMFRWRADSEDATATYLAATANVMALQPPADLSEDVLHRIAVEVIARKYVPTAQQFGWYARSLNQFQTAARWFETALAWKPDDEPSAYGLVVTREQLGDRKGVRDIQQAWVGRSARIANLEDTSSQAMNAVTSPLEKGEATPQQPASRPSTLPPQRPVADEPHPVERRTEVRPGSEAAVRPSKPAMQTVTIERGPRQTRGCSTTLDAGQLSPADALSRGWCLMDINRPMEAIAAFEAALQSPVRKVREDAAYGQSLAYLRAGLSSNAAVAATKAPQNRQRAAELQVAILADRALSAFDAGRYRETLIYLDQRAQLQQERIDLMVLRGYSYLNLKMYDDAGRIFEAAAATGSRDATRGLADLRKITHPDVND; this is encoded by the coding sequence GTGAAGTCTTCTCTCGTGGCGATTTCAGCGGCAGTCGTGGTCGGGACCCTCGTCACCGGGCTGAGGGACCGTGCCGCCTTGCAGGAGAGGTTCGGTCTCGCCTCTGGCGCCAAGCCGGCGCCGGAGTTGATGATGGTGGGACGCATCAAGCCGACGGAGGTTCCTGCCGCCGATCCGGATTTCAATGTGCAGACAGTCGCCGACAGGATCGAGGCGATCACCTCCTCGCCGCCGTCCGAACCGGTTACGGTTGAACCGAAGACCGCCGCGCCGCAGCCCGAGGCACAACAACCGGCCGCGCCGCAAACGGCGGCCCAGCCGACGCCGGTCACCCCGCCCATCGTTTCCGAGCCGCCGGCACAGCAGCAAGCGGCGGCACAGCCGCAGCCTGCCGTCGATGAAAGTGCGCTTCGTTATTTCGCGAGCCGCGGCGACAAGGTGCGCCTGCAGGCCGAAATCTCCCGCCTGCAGGCGCTCTACCCGAACTGGGTCCCGCCGGCCGATCCGCTCGCCGTGCCGCAGAATGGCGACAAGCAGCTCGAAGCCATGTGGAAGCTTTATTCCGATAGCCGCTATGCGGAGCTGCGCAAGGCGATCGCCGACCGCCAGGCAACGGATGCAGGTTGGCAGCCGCCAGCAGATCTGCTTGACCGGCTCGATGTCGCCGAAGCTCGCGCACGTCTCGTCAACGCTTCGGACCTCAAGCAATATGCGACGGTAGTCGACATCGGTGCCGCGACCCCGAGCCTGCTCACCTGCAGCGAGGTCGACGTTCTCTGGCGTGTCGCCGAAGCCTTCATTCACACGAAGAGGGCGCAGCGCGGCCAGGATGCTTACACTTATATCCTGAAGAACTGCACCAATCCCGCCGAGCGGCAGGCGACGGTCGAAAAGGCCTCGACGCTGCTTGGCTACCAGCCGATGCAGGCACTGCTCGCGCTGGAAAAGCCTGCAGCCGACGGCAGCAAGGAATTCGACGCGATCCGCGACAATCTTGCGCGGCGCTTCATGGCTGAAGGCAATGAAGACCCGAATCTTGCCGTTGCGCCAGATTATGTCGCCCGCATCGAAAAACTTGTGGGAACTGAAGGGCTTGCCTCCGATGCGCTGTTGCTCGGCTGGTATCAGCTTCGTCGCAACAACGACGCCGATGCCGAGAAGTGGTTCCGGGCCGCCCGCGCCAAGGAGGATTCGGCAATCGCGTCGCAGGGACTGGCGCTGGCGCTGATCGCCCGCAAGGCGCCTGTGGAGGCCGAGGACGTCATGTTCCGCTGGCGCGCGGATTCCGAGGATGCGACCGCCACCTATCTCGCCGCCACCGCCAACGTGATGGCGCTGCAGCCGCCGGCCGATCTGAGCGAAGACGTGCTGCACCGCATCGCCGTGGAAGTCATCGCCCGTAAATATGTGCCGACGGCCCAGCAGTTCGGCTGGTATGCCCGCTCTCTCAACCAGTTTCAGACCGCCGCCCGCTGGTTCGAGACGGCGCTTGCGTGGAAGCCTGACGACGAACCATCCGCCTATGGCCTTGTCGTCACCCGCGAACAGTTGGGCGACCGCAAGGGCGTGCGCGACATCCAGCAGGCTTGGGTCGGCCGGTCGGCCCGGATCGCCAATCTCGAAGACACCTCGTCGCAGGCGATGAATGCCGTCACGTCGCCGCTGGAAAAGGGTGAGGCCACTCCGCAGCAACCCGCTTCCCGGCCGTCGACCCTGCCGCCGCAGCGTCCTGTCGCGGATGAACCGCATCCGGTCGAGCGTCGTACCGAGGTGCGGCCGGGATCGGAAGCCGCCGTTCGCCCATCGAAGCCCGCGATGCAGACGGTCACCATCGAGCGTGGCCCGCGCCAGACGCGCGGCTGCTCGACGACCCTCGATGCCGGGCAACTCAGCCCGGCCGATGCGCTGTCGCGTGGTTGGTGCCTGATGGATATCAATCGGCCGATGGAGGCAATTGCGGCCTTCGAGGCGGCTCTGCAGAGCCCGGTCCGCAAGGTTCGTGAGGACGCTGCCTATGGTCAGAGCCTCGCCTATCTGCGCGCCGGCCTTTCCAGCAATGCCGCCGTGGCGGCCACCAAGGCGCCGCAGAACCGCCAGCGCGCTGCCGAACTGCAGGTGGCGATCCTCGCCGACCGCGCGCTTTCGGCCTTCGACGCCGGGCGTTACCGCGAAACCCTCATCTATCTCGATCAGCGCGCTCAGCTGCAGCAGGAGCGCATCGACCTGATGGTCCTGCGTGGCTACAGCTATCTCAATCTCAAAATGTACGACGATGCGGGCCGCATCTTCGAAGCCGCCGCCGCAACCGGCAGCCGCGATGCAACACGCGGCCTCGCCGACCTGCGCAAGATCACCCACCCCGACGTCAACGACTGA
- a CDS encoding HAD family hydrolase: MSTLHDIRDRSYDAFLFDMDGTLLNSIAVVERVWSEWARRHGFEPEVFLKTIHGIRASDVIRGLGLPGVDPAHEADLLLAEEMEDVTGIVEIPGAVRFLEAIPDGRWAIVTSAPIELARRRMAAAGIPMPKVIVSGGEVKSGKPSPEGYLLGASRLGVDPSRCLVFEDAVAGILAGEAAGADVTVITETHTTPFETPHFSIANYETWQPRQTADGRLMLASV, translated from the coding sequence GTGTCCACTCTCCATGATATCCGCGACAGGTCTTATGATGCTTTCCTCTTCGACATGGATGGAACGCTGCTGAATTCCATCGCCGTCGTCGAACGTGTCTGGAGCGAATGGGCAAGGCGCCACGGCTTCGAGCCGGAGGTTTTCCTGAAGACGATTCACGGCATTCGCGCCAGCGATGTCATCCGCGGGCTGGGCCTGCCCGGCGTCGATCCGGCCCACGAAGCGGACCTGCTCCTCGCCGAGGAGATGGAGGATGTCACCGGCATCGTCGAAATCCCCGGCGCCGTCCGCTTCCTCGAAGCCATTCCCGATGGACGATGGGCAATCGTAACCTCGGCCCCGATCGAACTCGCCAGGCGCCGAATGGCCGCTGCCGGCATTCCGATGCCGAAGGTCATCGTCAGCGGTGGCGAGGTCAAGTCAGGCAAACCCAGCCCCGAAGGCTACCTGCTCGGCGCAAGCCGCCTCGGTGTCGATCCGTCGAGATGCCTGGTCTTCGAAGATGCCGTCGCCGGCATTCTCGCCGGGGAGGCTGCCGGCGCCGACGTGACCGTCATCACCGAAACCCACACGACACCCTTCGAAACACCGCATTTTTCGATCGCCAATTATGAGACATGGCAACCTCGCCAAACCGCTGATGGCCGGTTGATGCTGGCAAGCGTCTGA
- a CDS encoding RodZ family helix-turn-helix domain-containing protein codes for MITATQIRGARAMIGMSLEELAAASGLPVETLTALETGDFTGELHALFDVRNALEAHGIIFLSSGNQDEGGPGIRLRARTSSDDGIRPENLNAANDD; via the coding sequence ATGATAACGGCAACGCAGATACGCGGCGCGCGCGCCATGATCGGAATGAGTCTCGAAGAGCTCGCCGCCGCAAGCGGCCTGCCGGTCGAGACCTTGACGGCGCTGGAAACCGGCGATTTCACGGGCGAGCTGCACGCGCTGTTCGACGTGCGCAACGCTCTCGAGGCACACGGCATCATCTTCCTGTCCAGTGGCAATCAGGACGAAGGCGGTCCCGGGATCCGGCTGCGTGCCCGCACCTCCAGCGACGACGGCATACGGCCGGAAAACCTCAACGCCGCCAACGACGACTGA
- a CDS encoding ROK family transcriptional regulator: MAMTSPVTQTPIARKISTNAVIRTVLANGSISRADIAKLTGLSKQTISDVVRGLEDDGWLKPVGRTDGRPGRNAITYEINASAGLAVSIDLGGTKIAAAICDLLGNVVAETKISTDPRGGTHLVNQFSDAIVELALAAGTTADKLRLVVLGSPGVLDPATGHINVAPNIPGVDAMDLRQVFSDRMGIPVIVENDVNLAAQGEKWRGHGVETDNFAFIALGTGVGMGIIANGALLRGARGAAGEIAYLPIGGDAFDPGGFTLGTFESAVGSVAMLRRYIGFGGRNASTVADLFAAFNAGETSAEAAIEETARLVAVAIAAIGATLDPELVIIGGSIGARSELVDAIRRFLPRCTPYPPRIEISRFGSRAALMGGVGIAVERMHDDLFGVKLREV, from the coding sequence ATGGCAATGACATCGCCCGTCACACAGACTCCCATCGCACGTAAGATTTCAACCAATGCCGTGATCAGAACCGTCCTGGCAAACGGGTCGATCTCCCGCGCCGATATCGCCAAGCTGACCGGCTTGTCGAAACAGACGATTTCCGATGTCGTGCGCGGCCTTGAGGATGACGGATGGCTGAAACCTGTCGGTCGGACCGATGGTCGCCCGGGCAGGAATGCGATCACCTACGAAATCAATGCCAGCGCGGGGCTGGCTGTTTCCATCGATCTGGGGGGCACCAAGATCGCTGCTGCCATCTGCGATCTGTTGGGAAATGTGGTTGCCGAAACCAAAATATCCACCGACCCTCGCGGCGGCACGCATCTCGTCAATCAGTTCAGCGACGCTATCGTCGAACTCGCGCTTGCGGCCGGAACGACCGCTGACAAGCTCCGTCTCGTCGTTTTAGGCAGTCCCGGCGTGCTCGATCCAGCTACCGGACATATCAACGTCGCGCCGAACATCCCCGGCGTCGACGCGATGGATCTGCGGCAAGTTTTCAGCGACAGAATGGGTATACCCGTGATCGTCGAAAACGACGTCAACCTCGCTGCGCAAGGGGAGAAATGGCGGGGACATGGTGTCGAAACCGACAATTTTGCCTTCATTGCCCTCGGAACCGGTGTCGGCATGGGCATTATCGCCAACGGAGCCCTATTGCGCGGCGCGCGCGGTGCGGCCGGAGAGATCGCCTATCTTCCGATCGGGGGGGATGCTTTTGACCCCGGCGGATTTACTCTCGGAACGTTCGAGAGCGCGGTTGGCAGCGTCGCGATGCTCCGCCGCTACATTGGCTTTGGCGGACGGAACGCATCCACGGTGGCCGATCTCTTTGCCGCATTCAATGCAGGAGAAACGAGTGCTGAGGCCGCGATCGAAGAGACCGCGAGGCTGGTGGCCGTCGCCATTGCCGCCATCGGAGCCACTCTCGACCCTGAACTGGTGATCATCGGCGGCAGCATTGGCGCAAGATCAGAACTTGTAGACGCGATCCGGCGCTTTCTGCCGCGTTGTACACCTTACCCGCCGCGTATCGAGATCAGCCGTTTCGGCAGCCGGGCCGCTCTCATGGGTGGAGTGGGGATCGCGGTCGAGCGCATGCATGACGATCTGTTTGGTGTAAAGCTGCGGGAAGTCTGA
- a CDS encoding glycogen debranching protein: MIKPATDGQLSAQEPVLLPIMAPRLQGDIHPEGYADLALWGAGTLGRVRFSPIGGPYTYAPNRVVSKHGGVFVAQSLPVMLIRGAALQGIYPARRCAWWHEPDGKGARAKATRSHHRQTIEMAWGILIVEASGSDLRIAVGASRDEAEKALSLSSEAIFAEAAEYVARCDMMPEADPLMRSMVSQGVHAALSSIRRDENGAFAGLAAGQAYSAPARTYYRDGYWTMQPLLTLAPEAVRDEIRILAKGVQPDGEAPSGVILTGPAQSQAWQHFVADSKANPKNHKRAVPEYHNRPQDWWSDHFDSPLFFILFLDEYFSATKDLAEVERHWPVVKAITDRYLSLAGPGSVLPLKPRNDRDWADNVYREGLVSYDLGLFVGAMDAVARLGKEHDLALAERALNTANLARQEIEAKLFVPATGGYIDYGTPGAFVEDHLVLDSLTLSRFGAISKQRAVGLLQAFETKLETRNNRQQPYGSWGVMCAYPPFKRQSDLRSKTAFPYRYHNGSDWPYWDGAYAEERLRHGLGGARYALTRWWEICLDNGWIGAVEYFSPPYGRGSLLQGWSAMPAATVLKYGLDAANAEPVS, translated from the coding sequence ATGATAAAGCCCGCGACCGATGGACAGCTTTCCGCTCAAGAGCCCGTCTTACTGCCTATCATGGCGCCACGCCTGCAGGGGGACATCCATCCGGAAGGATATGCCGATCTTGCCTTGTGGGGGGCAGGCACTTTGGGACGTGTGAGATTTTCCCCGATCGGTGGCCCTTACACTTATGCCCCCAACCGGGTCGTTTCGAAGCATGGCGGGGTATTTGTCGCACAGTCGCTGCCCGTTATGTTGATCAGGGGAGCCGCACTCCAGGGCATCTATCCGGCGCGCCGTTGCGCATGGTGGCATGAGCCGGATGGCAAAGGCGCCAGGGCGAAGGCCACTCGGAGCCATCATCGACAGACTATTGAAATGGCATGGGGCATTCTCATCGTGGAAGCCTCGGGTTCGGATTTGCGGATTGCCGTCGGCGCCTCACGAGATGAGGCCGAGAAAGCTCTGAGCCTCAGCAGCGAAGCCATCTTTGCAGAAGCCGCTGAATATGTGGCGCGCTGCGATATGATGCCCGAGGCCGATCCACTGATGCGCAGCATGGTCAGTCAGGGTGTGCATGCCGCCCTTTCCAGCATAAGGCGCGACGAAAACGGCGCCTTTGCGGGCCTTGCTGCGGGGCAGGCCTACAGTGCTCCCGCGCGGACCTATTACCGCGATGGTTACTGGACGATGCAGCCCCTTTTGACGCTGGCGCCGGAGGCGGTGCGCGACGAGATCCGGATTCTCGCCAAGGGGGTACAGCCGGACGGAGAGGCCCCCAGCGGCGTGATCTTGACGGGGCCGGCGCAATCGCAGGCCTGGCAGCACTTCGTAGCCGACAGCAAGGCCAATCCCAAAAATCACAAAAGGGCAGTTCCGGAATATCACAACCGTCCGCAGGACTGGTGGAGCGACCATTTTGACAGCCCGCTTTTCTTCATTCTTTTCCTGGACGAATATTTCAGTGCAACCAAAGACTTGGCCGAGGTGGAGCGACACTGGCCTGTCGTGAAGGCGATCACCGACCGCTATCTTAGTCTGGCTGGTCCCGGCAGCGTTCTGCCGCTCAAACCGCGCAACGACCGGGATTGGGCCGACAATGTCTATCGTGAGGGCCTCGTCTCTTATGATCTGGGACTTTTTGTCGGCGCCATGGACGCGGTGGCGAGGCTGGGCAAGGAGCATGACCTGGCTCTTGCAGAACGCGCGCTGAACACCGCAAATCTGGCCCGCCAGGAAATCGAAGCCAAACTCTTTGTGCCGGCAACGGGAGGATATATCGATTACGGAACGCCCGGCGCTTTTGTCGAGGATCATCTGGTTCTCGACAGCCTGACCTTGTCGCGATTCGGCGCGATTTCGAAGCAGCGGGCCGTGGGCTTGTTGCAGGCTTTTGAAACTAAGCTGGAAACACGCAACAATCGACAGCAGCCCTATGGCAGTTGGGGTGTCATGTGCGCCTATCCGCCGTTCAAGCGGCAGAGCGATTTACGATCCAAGACGGCTTTTCCCTACCGCTACCATAATGGTTCGGACTGGCCATATTGGGATGGAGCCTATGCCGAAGAGCGCCTTCGCCACGGGCTTGGAGGCGCACGCTACGCGTTGACGCGCTGGTGGGAAATCTGCCTCGACAATGGCTGGATCGGCGCAGTGGAATATTTCTCGCCGCCTTATGGGCGCGGCTCCCTGCTTCAAGGTTGGAGCGCCATGCCGGCGGCAACGGTTCTGAAATATGGGCTGGACGCTGCAAATGCGGAGCCAGTGTCATGA
- a CDS encoding GNAT family N-acetyltransferase: MDSNCFIRPATDADSEALFEICLKTANGGKDASALYSDPHLPGYIWSVPYLKFAGDFAFVLVQDGRTVGYVVGTPDTNRFDKDLAANWWPFVRGQIADLAPVCARDADVIERIHNPRSGTPWLQDEYPAHLHINILPGLQASGWGRRMISTELQALRNHGVGAVHLGVDPNNEGAKGFYRHLGFSQFERDGAMAFAMRIDEGSC; the protein is encoded by the coding sequence ATGGACAGCAACTGCTTCATCCGCCCGGCGACTGACGCGGACAGCGAAGCCCTTTTCGAAATCTGCCTCAAAACCGCCAATGGCGGCAAGGATGCCAGCGCGCTTTACAGCGACCCGCACCTGCCCGGTTACATCTGGTCGGTGCCTTATCTCAAATTCGCCGGAGACTTTGCCTTTGTCCTGGTCCAGGACGGCCGTACGGTCGGCTATGTCGTCGGCACGCCGGATACCAATAGGTTCGACAAAGACCTGGCTGCAAACTGGTGGCCGTTCGTCCGTGGGCAAATCGCCGACTTGGCACCCGTCTGTGCGCGCGACGCCGACGTGATAGAGCGAATTCACAATCCCCGCAGCGGAACGCCGTGGCTTCAAGACGAATATCCCGCGCATCTTCATATCAACATCCTTCCCGGCCTTCAGGCAAGCGGTTGGGGACGCAGGATGATCAGCACCGAGCTTCAGGCGCTTCGAAATCACGGAGTCGGCGCCGTACATCTCGGTGTCGACCCGAACAACGAAGGCGCCAAGGGATTCTACCGCCACCTCGGCTTTTCGCAATTCGAACGGGATGGCGCCATGGCCTTTGCAATGCGGATCGATGAAGGATCTTGCTAG
- a CDS encoding extracellular solute-binding protein, with protein MNRSLKSINILSTRQLKAAVALAGAALVSFSLSAAARADDLAVWDDQTYEGQSAVIEQLNKEFEAAHSGVTIKRTARTFDDMKLTLKLAVSAGDGPVITKVNQGAGDMGAMVKEGLLLPVDDYIKKYGWDKRQSDSVLARDRWDGPKFGVGKTYGISGLAEIVGLYYNKKILDDAGVALPQTFEELLADLDKLKEKGVAPFMMGSAKQHLALHMIGAIDQAHIDASNRAELDNLIYGKGGSWNTKGNIESAKLVQKWAQGGYFYPGFEGISGDDAVQLFISGQGAFLISGTWYFGDMQHNPDIGFMAIPAPKGISKPLSVGGVDLAWAITSLAKDKKTQDLAGEYIDYMVSEKAAETWANASYLPATSLAADAKPKLTPLLSAGIDMWKKLNANDALGHYPDWSSPTMLKTIDDNTPLLLSGKITPEAFVDAMDKDYQAYLKGQK; from the coding sequence ATGAATAGAAGCTTGAAGTCGATCAACATACTGTCAACACGGCAATTGAAAGCAGCCGTCGCGCTCGCCGGCGCGGCGCTTGTCAGCTTCAGCCTTTCAGCAGCGGCGCGCGCCGACGATCTGGCTGTCTGGGATGACCAGACCTATGAAGGTCAGAGCGCGGTTATCGAGCAACTGAACAAGGAGTTCGAAGCGGCCCATTCGGGTGTCACGATCAAACGCACCGCAAGAACCTTCGACGACATGAAATTGACGTTGAAACTTGCAGTTTCGGCAGGCGACGGCCCTGTGATCACGAAGGTCAACCAGGGCGCCGGCGATATGGGCGCGATGGTCAAGGAAGGCCTGCTCCTGCCCGTCGACGACTACATCAAGAAATATGGCTGGGACAAGCGGCAGTCGGATTCCGTACTTGCTCGCGACCGCTGGGACGGACCGAAATTCGGAGTGGGTAAGACCTACGGCATATCGGGCCTCGCCGAAATCGTTGGCCTCTACTACAATAAGAAGATCCTTGATGATGCGGGCGTAGCGCTGCCGCAAACCTTCGAGGAGCTCCTGGCCGATCTCGACAAGCTGAAGGAAAAAGGTGTCGCGCCCTTCATGATGGGCTCGGCAAAGCAGCATCTGGCCCTGCATATGATCGGCGCCATCGATCAGGCCCATATCGATGCGAGCAATCGTGCCGAACTTGACAATCTGATTTACGGCAAGGGCGGCTCCTGGAACACCAAGGGTAATATCGAATCCGCCAAACTTGTGCAGAAGTGGGCGCAGGGCGGCTATTTCTATCCCGGTTTCGAGGGCATCTCGGGTGACGACGCCGTCCAGCTTTTCATATCAGGGCAGGGCGCCTTCCTGATCTCCGGGACCTGGTATTTCGGTGATATGCAGCACAATCCCGATATCGGCTTCATGGCCATTCCCGCCCCGAAGGGTATTTCCAAGCCCCTGAGTGTCGGAGGCGTGGACCTTGCCTGGGCGATAACGAGCCTTGCCAAAGACAAGAAGACGCAGGATCTGGCCGGTGAATATATCGACTACATGGTTTCGGAAAAGGCTGCCGAAACCTGGGCCAATGCCAGCTATCTTCCGGCAACATCGCTTGCGGCGGACGCAAAGCCGAAGCTGACGCCACTTCTGAGCGCCGGCATCGATATGTGGAAGAAGCTCAACGCCAACGACGCGCTCGGCCACTACCCCGATTGGTCGAGCCCGACGATGCTGAAGACAATCGACGACAACACGCCGCTTCTCTTGTCGGGCAAGATCACGCCCGAAGCCTTTGTTGACGCGATGGACAAGGATTATCAGGCGTACCTGAAGGGTCAGAAATAA
- a CDS encoding carbohydrate ABC transporter permease, with product MKRSPLDGSERTSWIYLLPGLLIYTAFVFGPIVAALGLSLTSWDGLTVPKWVGLGNYVDLFSDDRFYIALRNNAELMIFYCVLPLVLGITLAACVWNLKQREQLALRTFLFLPYIMPTAVLGIIWAWLYNPAFGPFNQFLRGVGLGMLALPWLGDFDFVLPAVGIVATWYFFGFCMVIFLTGIQRIDPSLFDAAKVDGASARKTFFWITLPLLMPEIRVVLLLTVIASIKSFDLIFTMTRGGPANATLVPNIYMYQLGFELNRFGAAAAIAIVGALLTFAINFAIHRLVGSQNKGQA from the coding sequence ATGAAGCGCTCCCCACTTGATGGATCCGAACGTACCAGTTGGATCTATTTATTGCCTGGATTGCTCATTTACACGGCTTTTGTCTTCGGGCCGATTGTCGCGGCTTTGGGATTGAGTCTGACTAGCTGGGACGGCCTCACTGTGCCCAAGTGGGTTGGCCTCGGCAATTACGTCGATCTCTTTTCCGATGATCGATTTTATATTGCCCTGCGCAATAACGCCGAGCTCATGATTTTCTATTGTGTCCTGCCGCTCGTGCTAGGCATAACCCTTGCTGCGTGCGTCTGGAATCTGAAGCAACGCGAACAGCTTGCCCTGCGTACGTTCCTGTTCCTGCCATATATCATGCCGACTGCCGTGTTGGGCATCATCTGGGCGTGGCTCTACAATCCCGCATTTGGCCCATTCAATCAGTTTCTGAGAGGGGTGGGTTTGGGCATGTTGGCACTCCCATGGCTGGGAGATTTCGACTTCGTGCTTCCCGCAGTCGGCATCGTTGCGACCTGGTATTTCTTCGGCTTTTGCATGGTCATCTTCCTCACAGGAATTCAGCGCATCGACCCATCGCTTTTCGACGCCGCCAAGGTCGACGGTGCTTCGGCGCGAAAGACCTTTTTCTGGATTACGCTGCCGCTTTTGATGCCTGAAATCAGGGTGGTTTTGCTCCTGACGGTCATTGCGTCGATCAAGAGTTTCGACCTGATTTTCACGATGACGCGGGGCGGGCCTGCCAATGCGACGCTCGTGCCGAATATCTACATGTATCAGCTCGGCTTTGAGCTCAATCGGTTCGGAGCCGCAGCCGCCATCGCCATTGTCGGTGCGCTCCTCACATTCGCAATCAACTTTGCAATTCACCGGTTGGTGGGCTCGCAGAATAAAGGGCAGGCTTGA
- a CDS encoding carbohydrate ABC transporter permease, whose amino-acid sequence MSRSSNIPAATLSFRLILWLLAFVTITPFLLLLLTSIKSKADVLKGAFALPAYPHFENYLDAWNAGHFNIYFWNSIIVVIPVVAASVFLGLLTGFAFAFLSFPLRRTLFGILTIGMMVPAEAFIIPLYYEMRYLGLINTYAAVIVPQIAMSIPFSTIFLASAMQQLPEEILEAAVLDGAGRFYILRKIVVPLMVPAMSTLALFLFIWTWNEFLIPFILVNDDAYRTLPLGMLFFQGRYTVNTPVLTAGAVIVIAPLILTYLVFQRRFIAGLTAGATK is encoded by the coding sequence ATGAGCCGTTCGTCTAACATCCCCGCCGCTACGCTGTCATTTCGCCTGATCCTCTGGCTTCTTGCTTTCGTAACGATCACGCCGTTCCTGCTTCTGCTTCTCACCTCGATAAAGAGCAAGGCTGACGTCCTGAAGGGCGCGTTCGCATTGCCCGCATATCCGCATTTCGAAAATTACCTGGACGCTTGGAACGCCGGTCATTTCAACATCTACTTCTGGAATTCGATTATCGTTGTCATCCCTGTGGTGGCAGCCAGCGTCTTTTTGGGCCTGCTCACGGGTTTTGCCTTTGCTTTCCTGTCATTTCCGCTCCGGCGCACGCTGTTCGGCATCCTGACAATCGGCATGATGGTGCCGGCGGAGGCCTTCATCATCCCCCTCTATTATGAAATGCGCTATCTTGGCTTGATCAATACCTATGCCGCCGTGATCGTGCCGCAGATCGCGATGTCGATACCATTCTCGACGATCTTCCTCGCCAGCGCGATGCAGCAATTGCCCGAAGAAATTCTCGAGGCGGCGGTCCTCGATGGCGCCGGGCGCTTTTATATCCTGCGCAAGATCGTCGTCCCGCTCATGGTGCCGGCAATGTCGACGCTGGCGCTGTTCCTGTTCATATGGACCTGGAACGAGTTTCTCATTCCCTTCATTCTGGTCAACGATGACGCCTATCGGACGCTGCCTCTCGGCATGCTGTTTTTCCAGGGGCGCTACACCGTCAACACGCCGGTTCTGACCGCCGGTGCGGTTATTGTCATTGCCCCGCTCATCCTGACCTATCTGGTCTTCCAGCGGCGGTTCATTGCCGGCTTGACGGCCGGAGCAACGAAATAG